In Cydia splendana chromosome 3, ilCydSple1.2, whole genome shotgun sequence, one DNA window encodes the following:
- the LOC134806473 gene encoding uncharacterized protein LOC134806473 has protein sequence MVNDEVLQEYSSSVIRLKKQCMDAGMSEDEFRRLYFESLDSLDNRSPRTLVTHTHGRHRTKYRIVLIGLFLTICVVYNFKSINSSVVCNLQEYIYPGLRLLRRISIPFISLFPGLTDLYHETCLIQNPFFMVVDMDCWPCSSVSNIREIYDPKLITNQQHTAPFIYETDQQLVRLEELIELYNRNEEVFNKEVPKILVNNKYYSKLNEIFHEPQVLEDKNLLIWKLNTMSVARILRQIIPRPKVVPKFGQSTERFLVIDNSQGQFAVPDTECNFSFLMVLSGSRTVKLKPAEECKHQCRSLKVELKETYLLWYNWWYWRPVVQSSLSNSTLIAHVGSYC, from the exons ATGGTCAATGATGAAGTATTACAAGAGTATTCTAGCTCAGTTATACGACTAAAAAAGCAGTGTATGGACGCTGGCATGAGCGAAGATGAATTCCGGCGATTATATTTTGAATCCCTCGACTCTCTGGATAACCGAAGTCCTAGAACTTTGGTTACGCATACGCATGGACGTCACAGGACAAAGTATCGAATAGTACTCATTGGCTTGTTTTTAACTATTTGTGTCGTCTATAATTTTAAGTCTATTAACAGCTCAGTTGTTTGTAATCTACAAGAATATATCTACCCTGGCTTGAGGCTTCTGAGGCGGATATCAATTCCGTTCATATCCTTATTCCCTGGACTTACTG ATTTATACCATGAAACATGTTTGATACAAAATCCATTCTTCATGGTTGTGGATATGGACTGCTGGCCGTGCAGCAGTGTTTCCAATATCAGAGAAATATATGATCCTAAATTAATCACCAATCAACAGCATACTGCTCCATTTATTTATgag ACTGACCAGCAACTTGTAAGATTAGAAGAACTCATAGAGTTATACAATAGGAATGAGGAAGTATTTAACAAGGAAGTGCCAAAAATATTAGTCAACAACAAATATTACTCAAAACTGAATGAGATATTTCATGAACCACAAGTACTGGAGGACAAAAATCTCTTAATTTG GAAATTAAATACAATGAGTGTTGCTAGAATACTACGACAAATCATTCCTAGGCCCAAAGTAGTACCTAAGTTTGGACAGAGCACTGAGAGATTTCTAGTCATAGACAATAGTCAAGGACAGTTTGCAGTGCCTGACACAGAGTGCAATTTCTCATTCCTCATGGTGCTAAGTGGCAGCAGGACAGTCAAATTGAAACCAGCCGAGGAGTGCAAACATCAGTGCCGATCACTGAAAGTAGAGTTGAAGGAAACATATTTAT TGTGGTACAATTGGTGGTATTGGCGACCGGTGGTGCAGTCATCACTATCCAACAGCACTCTGATAGCCCATGTGGGATCAtactgttaa
- the LOC134806474 gene encoding transmembrane protein 41 homolog isoform X1, with protein sequence MDNNITHRRIRRRGELPMQDPKVSSTSNGDRPSILRAEIPNTYVYRLPIPNSVPGTHTPGTSDISTSKALILVLIIFTSSLLALGLLYRQFPDLEKEERQHLKLPWDLDDAKQLGLVLDRYKDKYFYEVMSGVFLIYIFLQTFAIPGSIFLSILSGFLFPFYLALVMVCCCSAIGASLCFFLSNLLGKKLVKKFFPERAAQWAKAVEKHKNNLLNYIIFLRVTPFLPNWFINMTAPVIGVPLVPFAVGTFIGVAPPSFVAIQAGQTLHTLTSTSDAWSWTSITVLSVFALVSLIPVLLKNRLREKFE encoded by the exons ATGGATAATAATATAACCCATAGGAGAATTAGACGACGAGGTGAATTACCTATGCAAGACCCAAAGGTTTCCTCTACGTCCAATGGGGATCGTCCTTCTATCCTACGAGCAGAAATACCCAATACCTACGTCTACCGCCTACCTATTCCAA ATTCCGTTCCTGGCACGCACACTCCTGGTACAAGTGATATATCTACATCTAAAGCTTTAATTTTAGtcttgataatttttacctCTTCACTGTTGGCTTTGGGACTTCTATATAGACAATTTCCGGATTTAGAAAA AGAAGAAAGACAGCATCTAAAATTGCCATGGGACCTTGATGATGCCAAGCAGCTCGGATTGGTGTTGGATCGCTACAAGGACAAGTACTTCTACGAAGTAATGAGCGGTGTTTTTCTAATTTACATATT CTTGCAAACTTTTGCAATACCTGGGTCCATATTCCTCAGTATTCTGTCCGGGTTCCTGTTCCCATTCTACCTGGCTCTAGTCATGGTGTGCTGCTGCTCTGCAATTGGAGCCAGCCTCTGCTTCTTCCTGTCCAATCTTCTCGGGAAAAAGCTGGTGAAGAAGTTCTTTCCAGAGAGAGCTGCGCAATGGGCAAAAGCTGTTGAAAAGCACAAAAACAATCTGCTCAACTACATAATATTTTTGAGGGTGACACCCTTCTTACCCAACTGGTTCATCAATATGACAGCACCCGTTATAGGCGTGCCTCTAGTGCCATTTGCTGTAGGAACATTTATTG GTGTTGCTCCTCCGTCTTTTGTAGCAATTCAAGCTGGGCAGACTCTCCACACCCTCACATCCACAAGTGATGCCTGGTCTTGGACCTCCATCACTGTCCTGAGTGTATTTGCTCTAGTATCACTTATTCCAGTGCTACTCAAGAATCGTCTACgagaaaagtttgaataa
- the LOC134806474 gene encoding transmembrane protein 41 homolog isoform X2 has product MDNNITHRRIRRRDSVPGTHTPGTSDISTSKALILVLIIFTSSLLALGLLYRQFPDLEKEERQHLKLPWDLDDAKQLGLVLDRYKDKYFYEVMSGVFLIYIFLQTFAIPGSIFLSILSGFLFPFYLALVMVCCCSAIGASLCFFLSNLLGKKLVKKFFPERAAQWAKAVEKHKNNLLNYIIFLRVTPFLPNWFINMTAPVIGVPLVPFAVGTFIGVAPPSFVAIQAGQTLHTLTSTSDAWSWTSITVLSVFALVSLIPVLLKNRLREKFE; this is encoded by the exons ATGGATAATAATATAACCCATAGGAGAATTAGACGACGAG ATTCCGTTCCTGGCACGCACACTCCTGGTACAAGTGATATATCTACATCTAAAGCTTTAATTTTAGtcttgataatttttacctCTTCACTGTTGGCTTTGGGACTTCTATATAGACAATTTCCGGATTTAGAAAA AGAAGAAAGACAGCATCTAAAATTGCCATGGGACCTTGATGATGCCAAGCAGCTCGGATTGGTGTTGGATCGCTACAAGGACAAGTACTTCTACGAAGTAATGAGCGGTGTTTTTCTAATTTACATATT CTTGCAAACTTTTGCAATACCTGGGTCCATATTCCTCAGTATTCTGTCCGGGTTCCTGTTCCCATTCTACCTGGCTCTAGTCATGGTGTGCTGCTGCTCTGCAATTGGAGCCAGCCTCTGCTTCTTCCTGTCCAATCTTCTCGGGAAAAAGCTGGTGAAGAAGTTCTTTCCAGAGAGAGCTGCGCAATGGGCAAAAGCTGTTGAAAAGCACAAAAACAATCTGCTCAACTACATAATATTTTTGAGGGTGACACCCTTCTTACCCAACTGGTTCATCAATATGACAGCACCCGTTATAGGCGTGCCTCTAGTGCCATTTGCTGTAGGAACATTTATTG GTGTTGCTCCTCCGTCTTTTGTAGCAATTCAAGCTGGGCAGACTCTCCACACCCTCACATCCACAAGTGATGCCTGGTCTTGGACCTCCATCACTGTCCTGAGTGTATTTGCTCTAGTATCACTTATTCCAGTGCTACTCAAGAATCGTCTACgagaaaagtttgaataa
- the LOC134806515 gene encoding tumor necrosis factor receptor superfamily member wengen produces MSISDKVMQGELQKVLLVATLALGSVVGESVCKHRHTWWDRQRQACVPCTPCDRARNLVIRYPCEVYRDTVCQTLHILDNDTQDSESDYEYYDSDVEVSDSEPWDLQTSTLALAVSGCVVFFVVVLSLWLYHAKQMRIIKRALESDMQEFSAKLRLMEAGDAAVEPVAPTDHHIYCNIHVGKDALLGRTSTKKSNVYTQEKH; encoded by the exons ATGAGTATAAGCGATAAg GTAATGCAAGGAGAGCTACAGAAAGTGTTGCTAGTTGCGACGCTAGCACTCGGGTCTGTAGTGGGCGAGAGCGTGTGCAAGCACCGGCACACCTGGTGGGACCGCCAGCGGCAGGCGTGCGTGCCCTGCACGCCCTGCGACCGCGCCAGGAACCTCGTCATCCGCTACCCCTGCGAGGTGTACCGTGACACCGTCTGCCAGACTTTACACATTCTAGACAATGATACCCAGGACAGTGAAAGtgattatgaatattatgattcGGACGTGGAAGTGAGTGACAGTGAGCCGTGGGACCTGCAGACGTCGACGTTGGCTCTAGCCGTGAGCGGGTGTGTCGTGTTCTTTGTGGTGGTGCTGTCATTGTGGCTGTATCATGCGAAACAGATGAGGATCATCAAACGAGCACTTGAGTCAG ATATGCAGGAGTTTTCCGCGAAGCTGAGGCTAATGGAGGCAGGAGACGCGGCGGTAGAACCAGTCGCGCCCACGGACCACCACATCTACTGCAACATTCACGTTGGGAAGGACGCTCTACTTG GTCGGACGTCGACAAAAAAAAGCAACGTCTACACTCAAGAGAAGCACTAG